In Pseudomonas hamedanensis, a single window of DNA contains:
- a CDS encoding MarR family winged helix-turn-helix transcriptional regulator gives MTSERDNCDDLLLDNQACFALHSTSLMMTKVYKPLLQALGLTYPQYLAMMVLWEQDGLTVGEISARLLTDPGSLTPLLKRLEAEGLLSRTRSKADERVVIVELTEAGRALRDKAQTVPQCILGASGFTLERLQKLQAELQALRGHLQDSLN, from the coding sequence ATGACTTCCGAACGCGACAATTGCGACGACTTGCTGCTCGACAACCAGGCGTGCTTCGCCCTGCACTCGACGTCGCTGATGATGACCAAGGTCTACAAACCGCTGTTGCAGGCGCTGGGGCTGACCTATCCGCAGTATCTGGCGATGATGGTGCTGTGGGAGCAAGACGGTTTGACCGTGGGGGAAATCAGCGCTCGTCTGCTTACCGATCCGGGATCGCTGACCCCGCTGCTCAAACGCCTGGAAGCGGAAGGCCTGCTTAGCCGCACCCGCAGCAAAGCGGATGAACGGGTGGTGATTGTCGAGCTGACCGAAGCGGGCCGGGCCTTGCGCGACAAGGCGCAAACCGTGCCTCAGTGCATTTTGGGTGCCAGCGGTTTCACCCTGGAGCGATTGCAGAAATTGCAGGCCGAATTGCAGGCACTGCGGGGGCATCTGCAAGACAGCCTCAACTGA
- a CDS encoding sulfite exporter TauE/SafE family protein codes for MMELLLYLLFGAALGTLGGIFGIGGGLIAIPLLGVWFGLDQQIAQGTALVMVVPNVMLALWRYHQRNRIELRHALPLAAMGFCFAWLGSIWAVGIDAQTMRIGFVAFLVALSAYNLLKMFGRRPAPSAEMRYSWPWLGVLGAASGTMGGLFGVGGAVVATPVLTSLFGTTQVVAQGLSLALALPSTGVTLVTYAVHHEVNWMIGLPLAIGGLASISWGVKVAHALPEKLLRGLFCGFLVLCAVMLAFKV; via the coding sequence GTGATGGAGCTTTTGTTGTACCTGTTGTTTGGCGCCGCCTTGGGTACCTTGGGCGGAATCTTCGGCATCGGCGGTGGTTTGATCGCCATTCCCTTGCTCGGCGTATGGTTCGGACTGGATCAACAGATCGCCCAAGGCACCGCGCTGGTGATGGTGGTGCCGAACGTGATGCTGGCGCTGTGGCGCTATCACCAACGCAATCGCATCGAACTGCGTCATGCGCTGCCGTTGGCGGCGATGGGCTTTTGCTTTGCCTGGCTCGGTTCGATCTGGGCGGTGGGCATCGATGCGCAAACCATGCGCATCGGCTTTGTCGCGTTTCTGGTGGCGCTGTCGGCTTACAACTTGCTGAAGATGTTCGGCCGGCGACCCGCGCCGAGCGCCGAGATGCGCTATTCCTGGCCGTGGCTCGGCGTGCTTGGCGCAGCGTCCGGGACCATGGGCGGGTTGTTCGGCGTTGGCGGAGCCGTGGTGGCCACGCCTGTGTTGACCAGCCTGTTCGGCACCACGCAAGTGGTGGCGCAAGGTCTGTCGCTGGCGCTGGCATTGCCAAGCACCGGCGTGACCCTGGTCACTTACGCGGTGCACCACGAAGTCAACTGGATGATCGGCTTGCCTTTGGCCATCGGCGGTCTGGCCAGCATCAGTTGGGGCGTGAAAGTCGCCCACGCCTTGCCGGAAAAACTGCTGCGGGGGCTGTTCTGCGGTTTTCTGGTGCTGTGTGCGGTGATGCTCGCGTTTAAAGTTTGA
- a CDS encoding organic hydroperoxide resistance protein has translation MQTLYTAIATSTGGRDGRAISSDNVLDVKLATPKELGGAGGAATNPEQLFAAGYSACFIGALKFVASQTKRKIPDDASITAHVGIGQIPGGFGLDIDLHISLPGLEQADAQALVDAAHQVCPYSNATRGNVDVRLHVTV, from the coding sequence ATGCAAACTCTCTACACCGCAATCGCAACTTCCACTGGCGGCCGTGACGGTCGTGCGATCTCCAGCGATAACGTGCTTGACGTCAAACTCGCCACCCCCAAAGAACTCGGCGGTGCCGGCGGCGCGGCGACCAATCCGGAACAACTGTTCGCTGCCGGTTACTCGGCCTGCTTCATCGGCGCGTTGAAATTCGTCGCCAGCCAGACCAAACGCAAGATTCCGGACGACGCGTCGATTACCGCCCATGTCGGCATCGGCCAGATCCCTGGCGGTTTCGGTCTGGACATCGATTTGCACATCAGCCTGCCGGGCCTTGAACAAGCCGACGCACAAGCGCTGGTCGACGCAGCTCACCAGGTCTGCCCGTACTCCAACGCCACCCGTGGCAACGTCGATGTCCGTCTGCACGTCACCGTGTAA
- a CDS encoding LysR substrate-binding domain-containing protein: MNPNQLTDQLGLFLDVLESGSFSAASRRHPLTPSAVARRIDSLESAVGSQLFVRSTHAVLPTSAGMAFAERARRIIAELQLARAEAVSLSSAPEGLIRIDAPAAFGRRHLAPVIADFLLLYPGLDVQMHLIDSFIDMAGANLGKVDLVLRAGQLADTRLVATPLASMVRVACASPDYLKRRGVPNHPAQLNEHDGLDWEGLAPPFAWKFEVDGQMQLHRPSRIRLSANNAEALACGAAAGLGVAHLPTWLASEYLLRGELLPLFCEHGLPPPECTGIYALRMEQQIHSRSRLLLEYLKTRFSPVPPWDLALQRQFARH; encoded by the coding sequence ATGAATCCCAACCAATTGACCGACCAGCTCGGCTTGTTCCTTGATGTATTGGAGAGCGGCAGCTTTTCGGCCGCTTCGCGTCGCCATCCGCTGACGCCTTCCGCCGTGGCGCGGCGCATCGACAGCCTGGAAAGTGCGGTGGGCAGCCAGTTATTCGTGCGCAGCACCCATGCCGTACTCCCGACCTCGGCCGGCATGGCGTTTGCCGAACGAGCGCGACGGATCATCGCCGAGCTGCAACTGGCACGCGCCGAAGCCGTGTCCCTGAGCAGCGCACCTGAAGGGCTGATCCGCATCGACGCACCCGCGGCCTTCGGACGTCGGCATCTGGCGCCAGTGATTGCCGATTTTCTTTTGCTCTACCCCGGACTCGACGTGCAGATGCACCTGATCGACAGCTTCATCGACATGGCCGGCGCCAATCTGGGCAAGGTCGACCTGGTGCTGCGTGCCGGCCAACTGGCGGACACCCGATTGGTCGCGACACCGCTGGCAAGCATGGTCCGTGTCGCCTGCGCCAGTCCCGACTATCTGAAGCGCCGTGGCGTTCCCAATCACCCTGCGCAGTTGAACGAACACGACGGTCTGGACTGGGAAGGCCTTGCGCCGCCCTTCGCCTGGAAGTTCGAGGTGGACGGGCAGATGCAGTTGCATCGTCCGTCGCGCATACGCCTGAGCGCCAACAATGCCGAGGCCCTGGCGTGTGGCGCGGCGGCGGGACTGGGCGTCGCACACCTGCCAACCTGGCTGGCCAGCGAATACCTGCTGCGCGGCGAGTTGCTGCCGCTGTTTTGTGAACACGGCCTGCCGCCGCCGGAGTGCACCGGCATTTATGCGCTGCGGATGGAACAGCAGATTCATTCGCGCAGTCGTTTGTTGCTGGAGTACCTGAAAACCCGCTTCAGCCCGGTGCCGCCTTGGGACCTGGCTTTGCAACGGCAATTCGCTCGACACTGA